Below is a genomic region from Culicoides brevitarsis isolate CSIRO-B50_1 chromosome 2, AGI_CSIRO_Cbre_v1, whole genome shotgun sequence.
ttaaagaaaaaaaaaatatttaaaaaactatttataataaaaactaatagaGAGAGACTATGACAATGTTATACAATGAGTACAGCTGCCGAGGAGTCTAGTGACCAAAGTTTACCGAGCTTCTCGACATTCGTGAGCGACCTGGAGCCGCCCGTGTCGTGGGGTTACTACGATCATCCGGATCGCATTAACGCCGATGTCCTAAATTCGCAAAACAGTCAGTCGCAAAGTAGCGTTACGCGTCCTTGGGAAATGGATACCAAGGATGGCAGAGGCTTCGAGCCATATCCGAAGCTGCCCTCGTTCCAGAGTCAATTTCAACCGTTTTCGGATCCGTCACTTGTGCCAGATCCGATGCCGGCGCAACCAATGCCCGTACCCGTATCGCCGAGCAGTGCGAGTCCCGTTAGCAGTGGGCCGTTGACGCAACTCACGCAGCTAACGCCGTCGCCATTGACGACGATACAAACGGGAGGATTTACACATACCTTGActgggtgagttttttttgaggatttaaaatttattttaatttttttattaaaaatttttgaaaattaaaaaaaaataatttaaaaatataaaaagtcacgtgatcaatttttaatttttaaagaaatttactatttttttatgccaaagtacatttatgaatttatgaaaatttgaattttatttaaaaaataatttttataagtcacgtgacctaaaatttgttttatttgaaaatttcttgttttaaaaaaaaattttagcagttttaaataatttttttaaattttttcataaaaatttacatacgattttatttttttaaattttttatttgagtttttatcaaaaatcaacatttataaagtcacgtggttaaaatttttaatttttagctctaaataaattttttcaaatattaagaaaaaattgaatattaaaatttttatgaaaaatttttctttaaaagaatCTTTTGAGCTTTCATACTAAAAAGCTTGaagttttaacaaaatctGATTTTTCTTGGGTCACGtgactaaaattttgaattcttaactaattttttaataatttaaaacgaaaaattttaactttgaaggttttttttatcaatatttcattaaatgaatcttttgaagttttatatagacttaaaaatttaatattttaatgaaaattaacttttcatgagtcacgtgacttaatattaatttcaaatttctttatattaaaaaaaagttttaaatatttttttataatttatttaaaaatttatgatgaaaaaatttaatcaaattttataaattacaatttaaaaaaaattaattaaaaaaaaattaaaattatttaagaaaaaattttttaataaaaaattatttaaaaatttataaatttttttataaattattaacaaaatctgttaaattaaaaaaaaaattatttaaaaaaaataaataaaaaaatttaactaataattttaatttaaattaaaaaaaaaagaaaaaattttcgttaaaaaaaattaaaattgaccttttttcaactttttaaacatttttttacctcAAATCCATTTCAGGGTTTCATCATTTCAACCACTTCAACGCACTTACCCCCTTGTGCCTGCCCCAATTCAAGCACGTGACATTCCCACGATCCAATCTCAGTACTTGGAAGAGCGTCACATCCAACTGTACCAACCGATCACGACATTCTCCCAACCCTCTGTCGTAACTGTGCTCAAAAACGAACCCGCCAACTTCGAGTTGAACCTCAAGAACGGCTTCAATCATTTCCAAAATCCGGGACACCAACAAATGACGCAAATCGACACAAACGGCTATCACATGAACGGCAACGGCATCACGGATATCAACAAGATGTCGGCTCCCGTTGGTGCGATGAAGCAATCCGAGTCCCCGACGCCCGTCATGCCAACGCAACAACGCAAAAAGGAACGGAGAAAAATGCGCGCTGTCTCGATGGAGTCTAGCGGCGCCGATTCCGAAAGTGCAATGGACACGGGAAATCATCCGGGACAAGTTGCGGCGGTATCGAGCACTGCGAACTTCAAAAGTCCCATGCACAGTTTGAGCATGAATGACGACAGCACGCAAGATGGCGACAAAcaggtaagtaaaaaattgtggaTTTTGGTGTGCAGATTCCCGAGTATGGCTTAAATTTAGCTTTATCAATTGTTgcagacgaagaagaagcgcAAACGGTGCGGCGAGTGCATCGGGTGTCAGCGCAAAGATAATTGCGGCGATTGTGCCCCATGTCGCAACGACAAAAGTCATCAAATTTGTAAGCAAAGACGCTGTGAAAAATTGACGGAAAAGAaggtaagttgaaaaaaaattaaaaaattaaatcgtgcaagtaaaaaattcaaaaataattcgattTTAATCACGAACATTtgttctattaaaatttttttgttcgagcCAACCACTTCTCGACACTTACTCCGAGCATCGACAGACAGATGtgtacaacaaaaatgttcaaatatgGCGTTTTTTCACTCTGGGTACCTATGTTAACATCAGATAGAGAGAaagaaatgattaaaattgaacagatgcgtctaaaaaaaattttttttttcgaacaaacaacaaataaataacttttagttgaatcgaaagaaaaaaaaaagaacttacctttgggaaaattttttttttttgaagaacttGAAGAAATTGTCCCTTGgaataattattcaaacaatttgttacaaaatttttaatccacaTATATTGCGTAATGAGAGTTGTATGGAATATCCTTCCTTcctctttctcttttttttagtttatttacttttcgaTCGACTACCtgcttaatttttaaggcGCGACGGAAGTATGAAATATCAccttttgcgaaaaaaaaagtattgtcAACACTTACCTTCGATGAACGGTGAACGAAAAAACAggaataatttgtaatttccGGTTATTCCATAGGTGATTcgattccaatttttttttcactcgtaTGTcttcttgaacattttttaaaaaattttttaatgaaaaaaaaagaaattttttaaaaaatttaattttaatgaatttgagtttttttttcaagaaattaattaaaaatcaaaattctttaataaatctattttttgtttttgtctaaaaataatgaagtcgcaaaaaaaattaacttgaacATATGtgatactttttaataaatttcaatgaatctcatttttatgaacattATGTTTTTTGTTCGGATAGGCAAGTTGCTTGAGTAGAGCAATATTTAATAGTGATGAATGAGTTTTTGATCGTTTTATGGACTGTCTGtgatgaaaattgtgaaaaattatcatttaagaGTTAAAGCGtcgatttattaatatttttttcaaaaatttaaattaatttaaataattaaattttattttattttaaaaatttaattatatttaatttaaattaaataaattttttaattaaaaaaataatgaaaattaattcttttaaaaaattaatttttttttttaaaatgttaaatttaatttaatttaaataatttgattagattttttaatttaaattaaataaattttttaattaaaaaaaataataaaaattatttcttttaaaatattgagatttttaattatacctatattttgttaaatttaataaattttgaggaatttcctatttaaaaaattttcttaaaaaattttttaaagaaaaaaatttaaaaatattaattttattttttttttaacaagaaaatttttattaacgataaaaagttaaaaaaaaattaataaataaaaaaatttaaaaaaaaatctcaatttaagtaataaattttaaaaattttttttttttttttaaataaatttaaaaatattcagaattttacattttttaaaatattttagaataaaatttatcatgaaaaaaataaatatttattcaaaaaaataattttttattcttaaaaaaaatttcataaaaaataagaatttaacaaaaagtaaaaaattattaattaggaattaaaattttaatttaaattattttaaattaaattaaattgaataaattaatttaattaaataaaatcatttttgaagatcataaagaaattcaaaatttaattttaataattttttacaaattttttattttttctaaatttttatttatttttattaatttaaattcacgaaaaaaaataaaaatttatttaaaaatccgctaattcctcaaaaaatctttttcacctcttaaactaaaaaaaaaaaaaaataaaaatcacttttgtaCATTTGTTCCGAATACACTTCCATTCCATTTGCTTCAATCATGAGCTTCAATTACTTTgtgagcatttttttattggataaTCTCGTCGCACAACATTTTATGAGAATAAATTAGAGTAAATGACAatcgaaacaacaacaaatctgCTTGCCAAGCACatgaaaacaaattatttttaatcatatatgATGACAACAATTTACTTTGATAAACTTTCGAGAcgacttttttctaaaataaaaaaaaaaaaatatttttttattaataaatttcaactacTTCCGAGTTATTTATGTAGTTTGTGAAATAGAACTTCCTCCtttagaaattcaaaaaaaaaaaaaaaaaatcaaaagatgtttcaaaaatttgtcaccACGACCCGGCGTTAAAATCTATTCTTCTCCTTttctttgggattttttttttaaattttaatagaaatcgTCTTAAAGGTTCTTGTTTGTGTGCTTTTCATTGTTATTTTGttcacatttttgaacaatagCGTCTCGGATGGCGCAAAAATAGACATTGTTCATCGGTCTGTACAATATTATCCTCTGTTGTTATTTCGtcatttcgtgaaaaaaaaagtaaaatatttcataaactCGACGAGAGacacattaaaaatgaaatttttcgtttatttactCGCACACACGgacattttcttccttttttttcgtcgtacaCAGATGGAAactagttttattattattataatatcgACTTCAATTTGTTACGGACACTGCATTTGGTATGTGAAGTAAGCTGTTTTTTCAGTTGTGCACATCTGTCGGGGTTTCTCACTtaaattacactttttttcgtgtacgCCACACGGAGCATGTACACGTGTacgattgaatttattttatatcaaaaacatttgtgaattgaaattttttgtgcgtGTGTGCGAACGAGTCCTGATGCCGATGAAAAATACGAGAATTCAGCAGAGAGATAGGACACGCGTTAACTAATACTTTTTTggcgataaatttaattatttttgtgtgtgtcgcATTTTTCATGTCGTTCATTTTAATTCTCGGGGagaaaaacgatgaaaaattattttatttattttttttttagtcaaattgcaaaaattcgaAATCAAACGAAAAATCAAATGTACTTGAAAAATTCGATGATCAACtcgaaaattcgataaaattgaacaaaaacgcaacagagaagaaaaaaaaataggagcACAGCtgtttttacacatttttaacattattactTCTTTCAATCTAAtctatttctaatttttttgttcgtctctTTATTCGGTGATTCACACACATGTCTTTCTCTCACacaatatttttcagttttgatgCGATCAATGCTTTGTAGGCAGGACCAATTGTGATTTTGAgtcttttgtttcattttttgattcagAAATTGTCAcctttgatggatttttggtTGATTAATGGATTggaagttattaattttattgatttttgatttattaaataattattttatttcaaagaattaaaaatcatcCGAAAATTATGttcttgtctaaaaaaaaaaattaaataaataaataaaataaaataaaaaa
It encodes:
- the LOC134829043 gene encoding methylcytosine dioxygenase TET-like yields the protein MSTAAEESSDQSLPSFSTFVSDLEPPVSWGYYDHPDRINADVLNSQNSQSQSSVTRPWEMDTKDGRGFEPYPKLPSFQSQFQPFSDPSLVPDPMPAQPMPVPVSPSSASPVSSGPLTQLTQLTPSPLTTIQTGGFTHTLTGVSSFQPLQRTYPLVPAPIQARDIPTIQSQYLEERHIQLYQPITTFSQPSVVTVLKNEPANFELNLKNGFNHFQNPGHQQMTQIDTNGYHMNGNGITDINKMSAPVGAMKQSESPTPVMPTQQRKKERRKMRAVSMESSGADSESAMDTGNHPGQVAAVSSTANFKSPMHSLSMNDDSTQDGDKQLYQLLQTKKKRKRCGECIGCQRKDNCGDCAPCRNDKSHQICKQRRCEKLTEKKSGRGRKARNAVSPKSAQVPTSSISPIPAPTTTTIVPQPSPSPATQNSTQSQLNVVTSATPIVSQHQHSSNNNNR